The following proteins are co-located in the Microplitis demolitor isolate Queensland-Clemson2020A chromosome 5, iyMicDemo2.1a, whole genome shotgun sequence genome:
- the LOC103575303 gene encoding uncharacterized protein LOC103575303: MNISYGSTVKNVTLAVKRHIRAVTFPKSSGMGMFFAIGVPLDLPEKSVSMAFYFEANYRLPGDKNSTYDEYYQDNYLNRKFAYDIIENKLESAGYPGRKCLLRAICDAASNPVTGNGLVGDIIHILFTPSSSRNENLSQEVINAEKNNNCNDYNCPMSLLDAISHYINL, translated from the exons atgaatattagTTACGGTTCGACAGTAAAGAATGTAACTTTGGCAGTGAAAAGACACATACGTGCTGTCACTTTTCCAAAAAGTAGTGGGATGGGG ATGTTTTTTGCAATTGGAGTGCCACTAGACTTACCTGAAAAATCGGTATCAATggcattttattttgaagccAATTATCGACTACCAggtgataaaaattcaacGTATGACGAGTACtatcaagataattatttaaaccgtAAATTTGCGTATgacattattgaaaataaattagagag TGCCGGTTATCCTGGCCGGAAGTGTCTATTAAGAGCCATTTGTGATGCCGCATCAAATCCTGTTACCGGAAATGGTTTAGTCGGGGATATTATTCACATACTTTTTAC GCCGTCAAGTtcgagaaatgaaaatttatcacaagAAGTAATAAACgctgagaaaaataataattgcaatGATTACAATTGTCCAATGAGTTTACTAGATGCCATCAgtcattatattaatttataa
- the LOC103575283 gene encoding conserved oligomeric Golgi complex subunit 1 — protein MSQKNYLNLDINKLFEDHTIKEIEQIAKKIQAESDHKKIELRTLVGERYRDLIQAADTIAEMRTTTECVIKRIADIEDTFKDLQQKYLIGFKIDPREKVEEKDEPDIWDSVIVQIKILMDIPEYIWSAIDDNDLLKASQLFILAQHINFSLNLQVGHEALTLNYPVVIKQWTSISNFRRIISEECSHILKSIDLSPKLAANCLAALVLLEKTQSKDLLKKLIDLRCRAIESIIKSDDTLSVKYKIKLAVKLLMDTVALIHICFINSNNHETGLITQYIAEIKDLEAVSMLVHCDCDTQLINDYLPELTKEHKLFILDSFVPLTIEELHEHFSSWLSWIREFTSHHVARLLTIVTSVRGIYNVREEAVGIQLPENWTNIWKDLSLTIINFWSDYFHPLLTHRVKEIIATRWEESLVDLKNKLTSYLIKLNNDKFDYPENDLRWYLWKDSPTDIPQKLTKLNNTADFINKRSLLMKARGYSPNLVLLCQQFDEDLKKLLIDLELYLYESEKMTSVINSDDLLTINLSSLFDKFNDRSCVHDDLQRTSALMIDNLISFIKSKCINTDTCYGKSDINIIVMARFLQALTSLCTNLNKCFTLSKISGLTISNVKWQTICDKIRDESYGIWGLWASKYREIIKDYINKILKNDFVDGSSVKSIVSEWERVTIEEEAEDGERIKSEILVPYQPSAALQKFFAVIVKDFNKLITHTIPKKIVADVIENIVEELEVFYGDVAKRSLRQKQAFQLLLDVKYVGLLMVPRENKVLNDKLDSVCGCILEKIDPFDSDVFSPFIHANVKKSVQRSLLIYGNLIPHLEQLHSVLGGRSELGDSGKSITNPPGVLAVCTGAPWFPPLAVTVPSRNLPLIPVAMPDKLQRKKVVKEHTRSDSTGATIKSGAAAFFGAMGSDWFSNS, from the exons atgtcacaaaaaaattatttaaatttagacataaataaattatttgaagatCACACGATCAAAGAAATCGAACAAatcgctaaaaaaattcaagctgAGAGCGATCACAAGAAAATAGAACTGCGTACTCTTGTTGg gGAACGGTACAGAGATTTAATTCAAGCAGCCGACACAATTGCCGAGATGAGAACGACAACAGAGTGTGTGATAAAACGAATAGCAGACATCGAAGATACCTTCAAAGATCTacagcaaaaatatttaataggcTTCAAAATAGATCCGCGTGAAAAAGTCGAGGAGAAAGATGAGCCCGACATCTGGGACTCGGTAATAGTGCAGATAAAAATCCTAATGGACATTCCCGAGTACATTTGGTCCGCGATTGATGACAATGATTTGCTGAAAGCCAGTCAATTGTTCATCCTAGCCCAgcacataaatttttccctcAATCTCCAAGTCGGTCACGAAGCTCTGACCCTAAACTATCCAGTTGTCATCAAACAATGGACTAGTATAAGCAACTTTCGACGGATTATTTCCGAAGAGTGCagtcatattttaaaatcaattgacTTATCTCCCAAA ctggCTGCTAATTGTCTGGCCGCTTTGGTTCTTCTAGAGAAGACACAATCcaaagatttattaaaaaaattaatagacttGAGGTGTAGAGCCATTGagtcaataattaaaagtgaCGACACACTTagtgttaaatataaaataaaactagcTGTCAAATTGCTAATGGATACTGTCGCGCTAATTCATATTTGTTTCATAA ACTCCAACAATCATGAAACAGGTTTGATAACTCAGTATATTGCTGAAATAAAAGACTTGGAAGCAGTAAGTATGCTGGTACATTGCGACTGCGACACCCAGTTGATAAACGACTACCTCCCGGAGCTCACCAAAGAACACAAGCTCTTTATTCTGGACTCCTTCGTCCCCTTGACAATTGAGGAGCTCCACGAGCACTTCAGCTCATGGCTCTCCTGGATCCGTGAGTTTACTAGCCATCACGTCGCCAGGCTTCTGACTATCGTGACATCCGTCCGAGGAATCTACAACGTCCGCGAAGAAGCCGTGGGTATCCAGCTCCCTGAAAATTGGACGAACATCTGGAAAGACTTATCCCTaacgataattaatttctgGAGCGACTACTTCCATCCGCTGCTGACTCATCGCGTCAAGGAAATAATAGCCACCCGGTGGGAAGAATCGCTagttgatttgaaaaataagctGACGagttatttgattaaattgaacaacgataaatttgattatccAGAAAATGACCTTCGCTGGTACTTGTGGAAGGATTCGCCCACGGACATACCCCagaaattaactaaattaaataacaccgcagactttattaataaacggTCGCTGTTGATGAAAGCGCGCGGTTATTCCCCTAATTTAGTCCTGCTGTGTCAGCAATTTGATGAagacctaaaaaaattattgatagacTTGGAATTGTATTTGTACGAGTCGGAGAAAATGACTTCCGTGATAAATAGCGACGACTTGCTTACTATTAATTTGTCATCGctgtttgataaatttaatgaccGGTCGTGTGTGCATGACGACTTACAACGTACAAGTGCACTGATGATTGACAATTTGATCAGTTtcattaaaagtaaatgtataaataccGACACTTGTTACGGTAAGTCagacataaatataattgtgatGGCACGGTTTCTACAAGCACTCACGTCACTCtgtacaaatttaaataaatgttttacgCTGTCAAAGATATCTGGGCTGACTATATCAAACGTCAAGTGGCAAACGATTTGCGACAAAATACGCGACGAGAGCTACGGAATTTGGGGACTTTGGGCCAGCAAGTACAGAGAAATTATCAAAgattatatcaataaaatacttaaaaatgaCTTTGTTGATGGGAGCAGCGTCAAGTCGATTGTCTCCGAGTGGGAACGAGTGACGATCGAGGAGGAAGCTGAGGATGGGGAGAGAATCAAGTCCGAGATACTGGTGCCCTACCAGCCGTCCGCGGCGTTGCAGAAATTTTTCGCGGTCATTGTTAAGGACttcaataaattgataacGCACACGATACCCAAGAAAATAGTCGCGGATGTGATTGAGAATATTGTTGAGGAACTGGAGGTATTTTATGGAGATGTTGCAAAGAGGAGTTTGAGGCAGAAACAAGCGTTTCAACTTCTGCTGGATGTTAAGTATGTGGGGCTTCTGATGGTCCCGAGagaaaataaagttttgaatGACAAATTGGACAGCGTTTGCGGATGTATTTTAGAAAAGATTGATCCTTTTGATTCGGATGTTTTTTCACCATTCATACACGCTAATGTTAAGAAAAGTGTGCAACGTTcattg TTGATATACGGTAACTTGATACCACATTTAGAGCAGTTACATTCAGTATTGGGCGGTCGCAGTGAGTTAGGCGACAGTGGAAAGTCAATAACTAATCCTCCAGGTGTGCTCGCTGTTTGTACCGGTGCTCCTTGGTTCCCGCCGCTCGCCGTCACTGTTCCATCTCGTAACTTACCTCTCATTCCTGTGGCAATGCCCGATAAACTCCAG CGTAAAAAAGTAGTAAAAGAACACACGAGAAGTGATTCAACTGGAGCGACAATAAAATCTGGAGCTGCTGCATTTTTTGGAGCCATGGGATCCGATTGGTTTAGtaatagttaa